From one Ictidomys tridecemlineatus isolate mIctTri1 unplaced genomic scaffold, mIctTri1.hap1 Scaffold_5667, whole genome shotgun sequence genomic stretch:
- the LOC144374053 gene encoding histone H3.3A-like — translation MAPTKPTARKSTGGKAPRKQLATKAARKSAPSTGGVKKPHRYRPGTVALREIRRYPKSTELLIRKLPFQRLVREIAQDFKTDLRFQSAAIGALQEASEAYLVGLFEDTNLCAIHAKRVTIMPKDMQLACRIRGERA, via the coding sequence ATGGCTCCTACAAAGCCGACTGCCCGCAAATCGactggtggtaaagcacccaggaAACAACTGGCTACAAAAGCCGCTCGTAAGAGTGCGCCCTCTACTGGAGGGGTGAAGAAACCTCATCGTTACAGGCCTGGTACTGTGGCACTCCGTGAAATTAGACGTTATCCGAAGTCCACTGAACTTCTGATTCGCAAACTCCCCTTCCAGCGTCTGGTGCGAGAAATTGCTCAGGACTTCAAAACAGATCTGCGCTTCCAGAGCGCAGCTATTGGTGCTTTGCAGGAGGCAAGTGAGGCCTATCTGGTTGGCCTTTTTGAAGACACCAACCTGTGTGCTATCCATGCCAAACGTGTAACAATTATGCCAAAAGACATGCAACTAGCATGCCGCATACGTGGAGAACGTGCTTAA